A window of the Lepisosteus oculatus isolate fLepOcu1 chromosome 14, fLepOcu1.hap2, whole genome shotgun sequence genome harbors these coding sequences:
- the LOC138242754 gene encoding zona pellucida sperm-binding protein 3-like isoform X2: MRSFLFVLCLCAGAGLPALISAGPAGWDSRELALQADLPAPEDAAQSEDLNLADAPSEDLSASENDSQSLAPDFRRLPVSRDAYSPYFDKEKMKPEAGSRPLPAYIKSVLFPPQRGRQPARPAIGGTRGVAVWCDSSRMYVRVSRLLFGFSCRPSEVTLGNCSVSRTTRLYFYFIYGLHECGTERSVVQGRLVYSNTLRYAPPSSSAPVHRFIPFSVPVKCSYNRFHYSYKVGYVPTWARRRTFFKDLKNKHSFVLLTTNSHWVRLSPKDEYFLGQPMYFQATAYFATAEQRLYIHLCYVTEKPDQHSQPRFPVIDNLGCMVDSKADGCLSRFVPSKQKDVLRFTIDAFLFQKKLSRKHEVTELYMHCVMAVAPAKATPGTKSCTYNREAKRWEELYGDHEVCVCCESRCAGRQNGGTRSLVTSSRVAVAPVEGPLGVESAWTEDEEGDPQSSSEDAEGARGDREAAGQDAESTSEDVEGAEDFGESSPPPLPLFSWGGGWSRATSLFRG, from the exons ATGCGCTCGTTTCTCtttgtgctgtgcctgtgcgcaggggccgggctccccgcactgatctccgccgggccggctggctgggactctcgggaattggcgctccaggccgacctcccggctcctgaagacgcagcccagtcggaggatttgaacctggcagatgcgccctccgaagacctgtctgcaagcgagaacgactcgcagtccttggctcccgactttcgccgccttcccgtgtccagagacgcgtactcgccctacttcgacaaggagaagatgaagcccgaagccggcagccgccccttacccgcctacatcaagagcgtcctgtttcctccccagcgagggcggcagccggctcgcccggccatcgggggcacccgaggagtggctgtgtggtgcgactccagcaggatgtacgtgagggtcagtcggctcctgttcggcttcagctgtcggccatcggaggtgaccttgggcaactgcagcgtcagccgaaccacacgcctttacttctacttcatctacgggcttcacgagtgcggcaccgagcgatcg gttgtccagggccgcctggtgtactccaacactctccgctatgccccgccctcctccagtgcacctgtgcatcgcttcattcccttctctgtgccggtcaagtgctcctacaacag gttccactactcctacaaggttggctatgtccccacgtgggccaggagaaggaccttcttcaaggacctgaagaacaagcacagctttgtcctgctcaccaccaact cccactgggtccggctctctcctaaggatgagtacttcctgggtcagcccatgtacttccaggccactgcctactttgccacagCGGAGCAGAGGCTGTACATTCACTTGTGTTACGTAACGGAGAAACCGGACCAGCACTCCCAGCCCCGTTTCCCCGTGATCGACAACTTGGG gtgcatggtggacagcaaggcagatggctgcctgtccaggtttgtcccctccaagcagaaggatgtgctccgcttcacaattgatgccttcctcttccagaagaagctgtccaggaag catgaagtgactgagctgtacatgcactgtgtcatggctgtggctcctgctaaagcaacaccagggaccaagtcctgcacctacaacagggaggcaaagag gtgggaggagctgtatggtgaccatgaggtctgtgtctgctgtgagtccaggtgtgctggcagacaGAATGGAG gtaccaggagcctggtgaccagcagtagggtggctgtggcaccagtagaGGGTCCTCTGGGTGTGGAATCTGCctggactgaggatgaggagggagaccctcagagctccagtgaagaTGCTGAGGGGGCTCGAGGGGACAGAGAGGCTGCAGGACAAGATGCTGAGAGCACcagtgaggatgtggagggagcAGAGGACTTTGGAGAATCAtcaccccctcccctcccccttttCAGCTGGGGGGGCGGCTGGAGTA
- the LOC138242754 gene encoding zona pellucida sperm-binding protein 3-like isoform X3: MRSFLFVLCLCAGAGLPALISAGPAGWDSRELALQADLPAPEDAAQSEDLNLADAPSEDLSASENDSQSLAPDFRRLPVSRDAYSPYFDKEKMKPEAGSRPLPAYIKSVLFPPQRGRQPARPAIGGTRGVAVWCDSSRMYVRVSRLLFGFSCRPSEVTLGNCSVSRTTRLYFYFIYGLHECGTERSVVQGRLVYSNTLRYAPPSSSAPVHRFIPFSVPVKCSYNRFHYSYKVGYVPTWARRRTFFKDLKNKHSFVLLTTNSHWVRLSPKDEYFLGQPMYFQATAYFATAEQRLYIHLCYVTEKPDQHSQPRFPVIDNLGCMVDSKADGCLSRFVPSKQKDVLRFTIDAFLFQKKLSRKHEVTELYMHCVMAVAPAKATPGTKSCTYNREAKRWEELYGDHEVCVCCESRCAGRQNGAEADPSLLGAACPQVPGAW, encoded by the exons ATGCGCTCGTTTCTCtttgtgctgtgcctgtgcgcaggggccgggctccccgcactgatctccgccgggccggctggctgggactctcgggaattggcgctccaggccgacctcccggctcctgaagacgcagcccagtcggaggatttgaacctggcagatgcgccctccgaagacctgtctgcaagcgagaacgactcgcagtccttggctcccgactttcgccgccttcccgtgtccagagacgcgtactcgccctacttcgacaaggagaagatgaagcccgaagccggcagccgccccttacccgcctacatcaagagcgtcctgtttcctccccagcgagggcggcagccggctcgcccggccatcgggggcacccgaggagtggctgtgtggtgcgactccagcaggatgtacgtgagggtcagtcggctcctgttcggcttcagctgtcggccatcggaggtgaccttgggcaactgcagcgtcagccgaaccacacgcctttacttctacttcatctacgggcttcacgagtgcggcaccgagcgatcg gttgtccagggccgcctggtgtactccaacactctccgctatgccccgccctcctccagtgcacctgtgcatcgcttcattcccttctctgtgccggtcaagtgctcctacaacag gttccactactcctacaaggttggctatgtccccacgtgggccaggagaaggaccttcttcaaggacctgaagaacaagcacagctttgtcctgctcaccaccaact cccactgggtccggctctctcctaaggatgagtacttcctgggtcagcccatgtacttccaggccactgcctactttgccacagCGGAGCAGAGGCTGTACATTCACTTGTGTTACGTAACGGAGAAACCGGACCAGCACTCCCAGCCCCGTTTCCCCGTGATCGACAACTTGGG gtgcatggtggacagcaaggcagatggctgcctgtccaggtttgtcccctccaagcagaaggatgtgctccgcttcacaattgatgccttcctcttccagaagaagctgtccaggaag catgaagtgactgagctgtacatgcactgtgtcatggctgtggctcctgctaaagcaacaccagggaccaagtcctgcacctacaacagggaggcaaagag gtgggaggagctgtatggtgaccatgaggtctgtgtctgctgtgagtccaggtgtgctggcagacaGAATGGAG CTGAAGCAGATCCCTCGCTGCTGGGTGCTGCTTGTCCACAggtaccaggagcctggtga
- the LOC138242754 gene encoding zona pellucida sperm-binding protein 3-like isoform X1: protein MRSFLFVLCLCAGAGLPALISAGPAGWDSRELALQADLPAPEDAAQSEDLNLADAPSEDLSASENDSQSLAPDFRRLPVSRDAYSPYFDKEKMKPEAGSRPLPAYIKSVLFPPQRGRQPARPAIGGTRGVAVWCDSSRMYVRVSRLLFGFSCRPSEVTLGNCSVSRTTRLYFYFIYGLHECGTERSVVQGRLVYSNTLRYAPPSSSAPVHRFIPFSVPVKCSYNRFHYSYKVGYVPTWARRRTFFKDLKNKHSFVLLTTNSHWVRLSPKDEYFLGQPMYFQATAYFATAEQRLYIHLCYVTEKPDQHSQPRFPVIDNLGCMVDSKADGCLSRFVPSKQKDVLRFTIDAFLFQKKLSRKHEVTELYMHCVMAVAPAKATPGTKSCTYNREAKRWEELYGDHEVCVCCESRCAGRQNGGTRSLVTSSRVAVAPVEGPLGVESAWTEDEEGDPQSSSEDAEGARGDREAAGQDAESTSEDVEGAEDFGESSPPPLPLFSWGGGWSSKWGATSLFRG, encoded by the exons ATGCGCTCGTTTCTCtttgtgctgtgcctgtgcgcaggggccgggctccccgcactgatctccgccgggccggctggctgggactctcgggaattggcgctccaggccgacctcccggctcctgaagacgcagcccagtcggaggatttgaacctggcagatgcgccctccgaagacctgtctgcaagcgagaacgactcgcagtccttggctcccgactttcgccgccttcccgtgtccagagacgcgtactcgccctacttcgacaaggagaagatgaagcccgaagccggcagccgccccttacccgcctacatcaagagcgtcctgtttcctccccagcgagggcggcagccggctcgcccggccatcgggggcacccgaggagtggctgtgtggtgcgactccagcaggatgtacgtgagggtcagtcggctcctgttcggcttcagctgtcggccatcggaggtgaccttgggcaactgcagcgtcagccgaaccacacgcctttacttctacttcatctacgggcttcacgagtgcggcaccgagcgatcg gttgtccagggccgcctggtgtactccaacactctccgctatgccccgccctcctccagtgcacctgtgcatcgcttcattcccttctctgtgccggtcaagtgctcctacaacag gttccactactcctacaaggttggctatgtccccacgtgggccaggagaaggaccttcttcaaggacctgaagaacaagcacagctttgtcctgctcaccaccaact cccactgggtccggctctctcctaaggatgagtacttcctgggtcagcccatgtacttccaggccactgcctactttgccacagCGGAGCAGAGGCTGTACATTCACTTGTGTTACGTAACGGAGAAACCGGACCAGCACTCCCAGCCCCGTTTCCCCGTGATCGACAACTTGGG gtgcatggtggacagcaaggcagatggctgcctgtccaggtttgtcccctccaagcagaaggatgtgctccgcttcacaattgatgccttcctcttccagaagaagctgtccaggaag catgaagtgactgagctgtacatgcactgtgtcatggctgtggctcctgctaaagcaacaccagggaccaagtcctgcacctacaacagggaggcaaagag gtgggaggagctgtatggtgaccatgaggtctgtgtctgctgtgagtccaggtgtgctggcagacaGAATGGAG gtaccaggagcctggtgaccagcagtagggtggctgtggcaccagtagaGGGTCCTCTGGGTGTGGAATCTGCctggactgaggatgaggagggagaccctcagagctccagtgaagaTGCTGAGGGGGCTCGAGGGGACAGAGAGGCTGCAGGACAAGATGCTGAGAGCACcagtgaggatgtggagggagcAGAGGACTTTGGAGAATCAtcaccccctcccctcccccttttCAGCTGGGGGGGCGGCTGGAGTAGTAAGTGGG